The Treponema primitia ZAS-1 genome includes a window with the following:
- a CDS encoding N-acyl-D-amino-acid deacylase family protein, which yields MKMIIRNGVVVDGSGKPGYKADVLIEGERIVKIGSIAPAGDMAVIDAGGLTVAPGFIDTHSHSDLQVLLNPEILPKVMQGITTEILGQDGISMAPLPPRFISPWRKNLAGLDGDSDAINWNYENTAGYLKMIEAVKPGLNESYLVPHGNIRMEAMGLDKRPPKGDELEKMRTITRREMEAGAVGLSTGLIYMPCAYSESEEIIALCRVVAEYDGVFVIHQRSEADTILDSMEEVIKIGRESGVKIHYSHFKVCGKKNWDKIEKILELLDLAKKEGITVSFDQYPYVAGSTMLGVILPPWVHDGGADNVLKRLADPELRKKMVYDIEHGIPGWDNFVEFAGLDKIFVTSVKTQKNQDTIGLSLTELGKLRGKDPYEATFDLLHQEENAVGMVDFYGAEEHVRLFMKRPEMNACTDGLLGGKPHPRVYGAFPRILGKYVREDKALTLEEAIRKMTGKPAEAFRIRERGAIKEGYFADITIFNADTIIDKGTFTDPVQYPVGIEYVLVNGTVTVENGKHTGRRNGAVLRRKAEGVGV from the coding sequence ATGAAAATGATCATCAGAAACGGAGTCGTCGTGGACGGCTCCGGAAAACCCGGCTACAAAGCGGATGTGCTGATCGAGGGGGAGCGGATTGTCAAGATCGGCAGCATAGCCCCCGCCGGAGACATGGCAGTGATAGACGCCGGGGGATTGACGGTGGCTCCGGGCTTTATCGACACCCACAGCCACAGCGATCTTCAGGTCCTGCTGAACCCGGAAATTCTACCCAAGGTGATGCAGGGCATTACCACCGAGATTCTGGGACAGGACGGCATTTCCATGGCCCCCCTGCCCCCCCGGTTCATAAGTCCCTGGCGTAAAAACCTCGCGGGTCTTGACGGCGACAGCGATGCTATCAACTGGAACTACGAGAACACCGCAGGATACCTCAAGATGATTGAGGCGGTGAAGCCGGGCTTGAACGAAAGCTACCTGGTTCCCCACGGAAACATCCGCATGGAGGCCATGGGCCTGGACAAGCGTCCCCCCAAGGGCGATGAGCTGGAAAAGATGCGGACCATTACCCGCCGGGAAATGGAAGCCGGAGCGGTGGGCCTTTCCACAGGGCTTATCTACATGCCCTGCGCCTATTCGGAGTCCGAAGAAATTATCGCCCTGTGCAGGGTGGTGGCGGAATACGACGGGGTCTTTGTAATCCACCAAAGAAGCGAGGCGGACACCATCCTGGATTCCATGGAAGAGGTGATCAAGATTGGCCGTGAATCCGGGGTAAAGATCCACTACTCCCACTTTAAGGTGTGCGGCAAGAAAAACTGGGATAAAATAGAAAAGATACTGGAACTCCTTGACTTGGCGAAAAAGGAGGGCATCACGGTGTCCTTTGATCAGTATCCCTACGTGGCGGGCAGCACCATGCTGGGGGTTATCCTTCCCCCCTGGGTCCACGACGGCGGCGCCGACAATGTGCTCAAGCGCCTGGCCGATCCGGAACTCCGCAAAAAAATGGTCTACGATATTGAGCACGGCATCCCCGGTTGGGATAACTTTGTGGAATTCGCCGGGCTGGACAAGATCTTTGTGACCAGTGTAAAGACCCAAAAGAACCAGGATACCATCGGCTTAAGTCTTACGGAATTAGGAAAGCTGCGGGGCAAGGACCCCTACGAGGCGACCTTTGACCTCCTCCACCAGGAAGAGAACGCCGTGGGTATGGTGGACTTCTACGGCGCCGAGGAGCATGTACGGCTCTTTATGAAGCGCCCGGAAATGAACGCCTGCACCGACGGTCTCCTGGGCGGCAAGCCCCACCCCCGGGTATACGGCGCCTTCCCCCGCATCCTGGGAAAATATGTGCGGGAAGACAAGGCGCTGACCCTGGAAGAGGCGATCCGCAAAATGACCGGCAAACCCGCCGAAGCGTTCCGCATCAGAGAACGGGGCGCCATAAAAGAAGGATACTTTGCGGACATCACCATCTTTAACGCCGACACCATTATTGACAAGGGAACCTTTACGGACCCCGTGCAATATCCCGTGGGCATAGAATATGTGTTAGTCAACGGAACGGTGACGGTGGAAAACGGCAAACACACCGGCAGGCGGAACGGCGCAGTACTGCGACGGAAAGCTGAAGGAGTGGGGGTGTAA